One window from the genome of Enterobacter asburiae encodes:
- the glnH gene encoding glutamine ABC transporter substrate-binding protein GlnH, whose protein sequence is MSGLLTKLKVTLALVACSASFVAQAQDKLTVGVDTAFVPFEFKQGDKYVGFDIDLWDAIAKKMNVSYELRPMDFGGLIPGLQSRNLDVAMAGITITDARKQVVDFSDGYYDADLLMAVKSSDNTITKFSDLAGKKVGLKQGTAAASFMKSKYKANYVEFPNIDNAYLDLQAGNLDAVVHDSPNVLYYVKTAGDGKVKSTGETDSILPQHYGFAMQKNSSLTPKINAALQALRTDGTYSKIYVKWFAKQPK, encoded by the coding sequence ATGTCCGGATTATTGACTAAATTAAAAGTTACGTTAGCGCTGGTCGCTTGCTCCGCCAGTTTTGTGGCACAAGCGCAGGATAAATTAACGGTTGGCGTAGATACCGCATTTGTCCCCTTTGAATTTAAACAAGGCGATAAATACGTCGGCTTTGATATTGATTTGTGGGATGCCATCGCTAAAAAAATGAATGTCAGCTACGAATTACGCCCGATGGACTTCGGCGGGCTAATTCCGGGGTTGCAATCACGGAATCTGGATGTCGCCATGGCGGGCATTACGATAACCGACGCGCGTAAACAGGTCGTCGATTTCAGCGACGGTTATTATGATGCTGATTTATTAATGGCGGTTAAAAGCAGCGACAATACCATTACTAAATTCAGCGATTTAGCAGGAAAGAAAGTGGGATTAAAGCAGGGAACGGCGGCGGCCAGCTTTATGAAAAGCAAATATAAAGCGAATTATGTCGAATTCCCGAATATTGATAACGCCTATCTTGATTTGCAGGCAGGTAACCTTGACGCCGTGGTGCATGATTCCCCCAACGTGCTCTATTACGTAAAAACGGCAGGTGATGGAAAAGTGAAATCAACCGGTGAAACTGACAGCATTCTGCCGCAGCACTACGGCTTTGCGATGCAGAAAAACAGCAGTCTGACGCCGAAGATCAACGCAGCGCTGCAGGCGTTACGTACAGACGGAACTTACAGCAAGATTTACGTGAAGTGGTTTGCTAAACAGCCAAAATAA
- the glnP gene encoding glutamine ABC transporter permease GlnP codes for MNFDSKYIWESLPLLLQGLQLTLVISLSGLLGGFVIGLLAGTCRALGGKISKTVSLVFVELIRGTPIMVQVMFIYFALPMVLPIHIDPVTAAITTIVINSGAYIAEITRGAILSINKGFREASLAMGLSQRSTLWHVIMPLALRRMIPALGNQWIISIKDTSLFIVIGVAELTRQGQEIIAGNFRALEVWTAVAMIYLLVTLCLSFLLKQLEKRIHIL; via the coding sequence ATGAATTTCGACAGTAAATATATTTGGGAGTCCCTGCCGCTGTTGTTGCAAGGACTACAGCTGACGCTGGTTATTTCACTATCAGGTTTATTGGGTGGTTTTGTTATTGGCCTGCTGGCGGGAACCTGCCGGGCGCTTGGAGGGAAAATATCAAAGACAGTCTCGTTAGTCTTTGTCGAGTTAATCCGCGGAACGCCTATTATGGTGCAAGTGATGTTTATTTACTTCGCACTCCCCATGGTGCTACCGATTCATATCGACCCGGTAACCGCGGCCATTACGACCATTGTGATTAACTCGGGTGCCTATATTGCAGAAATCACCCGAGGGGCGATCCTCTCAATTAATAAAGGATTTAGAGAGGCCAGCCTGGCAATGGGATTATCCCAACGCAGCACGCTATGGCATGTCATTATGCCGCTGGCATTGCGCCGTATGATCCCGGCGTTAGGTAATCAGTGGATTATCAGTATTAAAGACACCTCGCTGTTTATTGTGATTGGTGTAGCGGAATTGACTCGTCAGGGGCAAGAAATTATTGCCGGTAATTTTCGCGCGCTGGAAGTCTGGACCGCCGTGGCAATGATCTACCTGCTGGTGACGCTGTGCCTGAGTTTCCTGCTGAAGCAACTGGAGAAAAGGATCCATATTTTATGA